In Enterobacter cloacae, the following are encoded in one genomic region:
- the nadA gene encoding quinolinate synthase A, with protein sequence MSVMFDPEAAIYPFPPKPVPLTVDEKQFYREKIKRLLKERDAVMVAHYYTDPEIQQLAEETGGCISDSLEMARFGAKHPASTLLVAGVRFMGETAKILSPEKTILMPTLNAECSLDLGCPIDAFTAFCDAHPDRTVVVYANTSAAVKARADWVVTSSIAVELIEHLDSLGEKIIWAPDRHLGSYVQKQTGADVLCWQGACIVHDEFKTQALTRMKALYPEAAILVHPESPQSIVDMADAVGSTSQLINAAKTLPHKQLIVATDRGIFYKMQQAVPEKELLEAPTAGEGATCRSCAHCPWMAMNGLKAIAEGLETGGAAHEIHVDAALREGALIPLNRMLDFAATLRT encoded by the coding sequence ATGAGTGTGATGTTTGATCCAGAAGCTGCAATCTATCCCTTCCCGCCAAAACCTGTCCCACTAACCGTGGATGAAAAGCAGTTCTACCGTGAGAAGATCAAACGTCTTCTCAAGGAGCGAGATGCCGTGATGGTGGCACATTACTACACTGACCCGGAAATCCAGCAACTGGCGGAAGAGACCGGGGGGTGCATTTCCGACTCTCTGGAGATGGCACGCTTTGGTGCAAAACATCCCGCGTCCACGCTACTGGTGGCGGGCGTTCGTTTTATGGGCGAAACGGCAAAAATACTCAGCCCTGAAAAAACCATTCTGATGCCGACGCTTAATGCTGAATGTTCACTTGATCTCGGCTGCCCGATTGACGCGTTTACCGCCTTCTGCGATGCCCATCCTGACCGTACTGTTGTGGTCTATGCCAATACATCTGCAGCGGTAAAAGCGCGTGCAGACTGGGTGGTGACGTCCAGTATTGCCGTTGAGCTGATTGAGCATCTGGACAGCCTGGGCGAGAAAATCATCTGGGCACCAGACCGGCATCTTGGAAGCTATGTCCAGAAGCAAACCGGCGCAGACGTTCTCTGCTGGCAGGGTGCCTGTATTGTGCATGACGAATTCAAGACACAGGCGCTGACGCGCATGAAGGCGCTCTACCCGGAAGCGGCCATCCTTGTTCACCCGGAATCGCCACAATCAATTGTCGATATGGCGGATGCCGTTGGATCAACCAGCCAGTTAATCAACGCCGCGAAAACATTGCCGCATAAGCAGCTTATCGTGGCGACCGATCGCGGTATCTTCTACAAGATGCAGCAGGCCGTGCCGGAAAAAGAGCTGCTTGAAGCGCCTACGGCGGGTGAAGGGGCGACGTGCCGCAGTTGTGCTCACTGCCCGTGGATGGCGATGAATGGCCTGAAAGCGATTGCCGAAGGGTTAGAAACCGGTGGTGCAGCACATGAAATCCATGTGGATGCCGCCCTGCGTGAAGGTGCGTTAATTCCGCTTAACCGCATGCTGGATTTTGCGGCTACACTACGTACTTAA
- a CDS encoding nicotinamide riboside transporter PnuC — MDFFSTQNILVHIPIGAGGYDLSWIEAVGTLAGLLCIWLASLEKISNYAFGLINVTLFAIIFFQIQLYASLLLQLFFFAANIYGWYAWSRQNSQQEAELQIRWLPLPKAIAWLVACVVAIGLMTVYINPVFAFLTRVAVSVMSGIGLNVTMPVLQPDAFPFWDSSMMVLSIAAMILMTRKYVENWLLWVIINVISVVIFALQGVYAMSLEYLLLTFIALNGSRMWINSARERGSHALSS, encoded by the coding sequence ATGGATTTTTTTAGCACACAGAACATTCTGGTTCATATACCGATTGGTGCGGGTGGCTATGACCTGTCATGGATTGAGGCCGTTGGCACGCTGGCCGGGTTACTCTGTATCTGGCTGGCAAGCCTTGAGAAGATCAGCAATTACGCATTCGGGTTAATTAACGTCACGCTCTTTGCCATCATCTTCTTCCAGATCCAGCTATATGCCAGCCTGCTTTTACAGCTGTTCTTCTTCGCGGCGAATATTTACGGCTGGTACGCATGGTCCCGGCAGAACAGTCAGCAGGAGGCAGAGCTGCAGATCCGCTGGTTACCTCTGCCAAAAGCCATCGCCTGGCTTGTCGCCTGCGTTGTCGCCATTGGTTTAATGACTGTCTATATCAACCCGGTATTTGCTTTCCTGACCCGGGTCGCGGTGTCTGTCATGTCCGGTATAGGGTTGAACGTCACGATGCCGGTGCTGCAACCAGATGCCTTCCCGTTCTGGGATTCCTCCATGATGGTGTTGTCGATTGCTGCGATGATCCTGATGACCCGTAAATACGTTGAAAACTGGTTGCTGTGGGTCATCATCAACGTCATTAGCGTGGTGATCTTTGCCCTGCAGGGGGTCTATGCGATGTCACTGGAGTACTTGCTTCTGACGTTCATTGCCCTGAACGGTAGCCGCATGTGGATTAACAGCGCGCGTGAGCGGGGTTCTCACGCGCTTTCCAGCTAG
- a CDS encoding zinc transporter ZitB, with amino-acid sequence MAHSHSHASGDENAKRLMLAFGVTAVFMVVEVIGGIISGSLALLADAGHMLTDAAALFFALLAVKFARRPPNARHTFGWLRLTTLAAFVNAIALVVITIFIVWEAFQRFRHPQPIAGMTMMVIAVAGLLANILAFWILHRGSGEKNLNVRAAALHVLGDLLGSVGAIVAALVILYTGWTPVDPILSVLVSCLVLRSAWRLLKESVNELLEGAPTSVNIIELKRNLRRSIHEVRNVHHVHVWLVGEKPVMTLHVQVIPPHDHDALLERIHHFLEHHYEIGHATIQMEYQPCNGPDCHLNEAQPGHSHHHH; translated from the coding sequence ATGGCGCATTCTCACTCGCACGCCTCCGGGGATGAAAATGCTAAACGCCTGATGCTCGCCTTCGGGGTAACCGCGGTCTTTATGGTTGTCGAAGTGATCGGTGGGATTATCTCTGGCTCATTGGCCTTGCTGGCTGACGCCGGGCACATGCTCACCGATGCCGCAGCCCTGTTCTTCGCTCTGCTGGCCGTTAAGTTCGCCCGTCGCCCGCCCAATGCCCGCCATACGTTTGGCTGGCTCCGGCTTACAACCCTTGCTGCCTTTGTTAACGCGATTGCACTGGTTGTGATCACTATTTTTATTGTCTGGGAGGCCTTCCAGCGTTTCAGGCACCCACAGCCAATTGCCGGGATGACAATGATGGTCATTGCCGTAGCAGGGCTGCTTGCCAATATTCTGGCATTCTGGATTTTGCACCGTGGCAGCGGTGAAAAAAACCTGAACGTCAGGGCGGCGGCGCTGCATGTGCTGGGTGATTTACTCGGTTCTGTCGGGGCAATAGTCGCTGCGCTGGTGATCCTCTATACCGGCTGGACACCCGTCGACCCTATTCTTTCGGTACTGGTATCCTGCCTGGTTCTGCGCAGTGCCTGGCGGTTACTGAAGGAGAGCGTCAATGAGTTACTGGAGGGCGCACCCACTTCAGTGAATATTATCGAGCTAAAACGCAATCTGCGCCGTTCAATCCATGAAGTGAGAAACGTCCACCACGTTCACGTCTGGCTGGTGGGTGAGAAACCTGTCATGACCTTGCACGTTCAGGTCATCCCACCTCATGATCATGATGCGCTGCTTGAACGCATCCATCACTTTCTGGAACATCACTATGAGATTGGCCACGCCACTATCCAGATGGAGTACCAGCCCTGTAACGGACCAGACTGTCATCTGAACGAAGCACAGCCCGGCCATTCACATCACCACCACTAG
- a CDS encoding phospho-2-dehydro-3-deoxyheptonate aldolase, giving the protein MNYQNDDLRIKEINELLPPVALLEKFPATENAANTVSHARKAIHKILRGNDDRLLVVIGPCSIHDPAAAKEYAARLISLREELKGELEIVMRVYFEKPRTTVGWKGLINDPHMDNSFQINDGLRIARKLLLEINDSGLPAAGEFLDMITPQYLADLMSWGAIGARTTESQVHRELASGLSCPVGFKNGTDGTIKVAIDAINAAGAPHCFLSVTKWGHSAIVNTSGNGDCHIILRGGKEPNYSAKHVAEVKVGLEKAGLSPQVMIDFSHANSSKQFKKQMEVGEDVCQQIAGGEKAVIGVMIESHLVEGNQNLEGSEPLVYGKSVTDACIGWEDTDTILRQLANAVKARRG; this is encoded by the coding sequence ATGAATTACCAGAACGACGATTTACGCATTAAAGAGATCAATGAGTTATTGCCTCCAGTCGCACTCCTTGAAAAATTCCCCGCCACGGAAAATGCTGCAAACACGGTGTCTCACGCCCGTAAAGCGATCCACAAGATCCTGCGCGGCAATGACGATCGTCTGTTAGTGGTGATTGGCCCGTGCTCTATTCACGATCCTGCCGCGGCAAAAGAGTACGCAGCCAGATTGATCTCGCTGCGTGAAGAGCTAAAAGGCGAGCTGGAAATTGTGATGCGCGTTTATTTTGAAAAACCGCGTACCACGGTGGGCTGGAAAGGGCTGATTAACGATCCGCACATGGATAACAGCTTCCAGATTAACGACGGTCTGCGCATTGCACGCAAACTGCTGCTGGAAATCAACGACAGCGGTCTGCCCGCGGCCGGAGAGTTTCTGGATATGATTACGCCACAATACCTGGCCGACCTGATGAGCTGGGGCGCAATCGGTGCGCGTACCACGGAATCTCAGGTTCACCGCGAGCTGGCGTCTGGCCTCTCTTGCCCGGTTGGTTTTAAAAACGGTACCGACGGCACCATCAAGGTAGCCATTGACGCCATCAATGCTGCCGGGGCACCGCACTGCTTCCTGTCCGTGACCAAATGGGGCCACTCTGCCATCGTGAACACCAGCGGTAACGGCGACTGTCATATTATTCTGCGCGGTGGTAAAGAGCCGAACTACAGTGCAAAACATGTGGCTGAAGTGAAAGTCGGGCTGGAAAAAGCAGGTCTGTCACCGCAGGTGATGATCGACTTCAGCCATGCCAACTCCAGCAAGCAGTTTAAAAAGCAGATGGAAGTGGGTGAAGATGTTTGCCAGCAGATCGCCGGGGGTGAAAAAGCGGTGATTGGGGTGATGATTGAAAGCCATCTGGTTGAAGGTAACCAGAATCTGGAAGGCAGCGAGCCGTTGGTTTACGGTAAGAGCGTCACCGATGCATGCATCGGCTGGGAAGATACCGACACCATCCTGCGCCAGCTGGCGAACGCGGTAAAAGCACGTCGCGGCTGA
- the gpmA gene encoding 2,3-bisphosphoglycerate-dependent phosphoglycerate mutase: protein MAVTKLVLVRHGESQWNNENRFTGWYDVDLSEKGVSEAKAAGKLLKEEGFSFDFAYTSVLKRAIHTLWNVLDELDQAWLPVEKSWKLNERHYGALQGLNKAETAEKYGDEQVKQWRRGFAITPPELTKDDERFPGHDPRYAKLTDAELPTTESLALTIDRVVPYWNETILPRLKSGERVIIAAHGNSLRALVKYLDNMGEDEILELNIPTGVPLVYEFDENFKPIKHYYLGNADEIAAKAAAVANQGKAK from the coding sequence ATGGCTGTAACTAAGCTGGTTCTGGTGCGCCACGGCGAAAGCCAGTGGAACAACGAAAACCGCTTCACCGGTTGGTATGACGTTGATCTGTCCGAGAAAGGCGTAAGCGAAGCGAAAGCAGCAGGTAAACTGCTGAAGGAAGAAGGCTTCAGCTTTGATTTTGCTTACACCTCTGTGCTGAAACGTGCCATCCACACGCTGTGGAACGTACTGGACGAGCTGGATCAGGCCTGGTTGCCGGTTGAGAAATCCTGGAAACTGAACGAACGTCACTACGGTGCGCTGCAGGGTCTGAACAAAGCAGAAACCGCTGAGAAATACGGTGACGAGCAGGTTAAACAGTGGCGTCGCGGCTTCGCGATCACCCCACCAGAACTGACCAAAGACGACGAACGCTTCCCGGGCCACGACCCGCGTTACGCGAAACTGACCGACGCTGAGCTGCCAACAACTGAAAGCCTGGCGCTGACCATCGACCGCGTTGTGCCTTACTGGAACGAAACCATTCTGCCACGTCTGAAAAGCGGTGAGCGCGTGATCATCGCCGCGCACGGTAACTCCCTGCGTGCACTGGTGAAATACCTGGACAACATGGGTGAAGACGAGATCCTCGAACTGAACATCCCAACTGGCGTACCGCTGGTATATGAGTTCGATGAAAACTTCAAACCAATCAAACACTACTACCTGGGTAACGCTGATGAAATCGCTGCTAAAGCGGCGGCAGTAGCGAACCAGGGTAAAGCGAAGTAA
- a CDS encoding aldose 1-epimerase gives MLNETPTLAPDGLPYRLLTLRNSAGMVVTLMDWGATLLSARVPMPDGSVRETLLGCASPEQYVNQAAFLGASVGRYANRIAKSCFELDGVRYPLLPSQGENQLHGGPEGFDKRRWQIVQQNDGEVLFSLDSPDGDQGFPGDLSVFARFTLTDDNRIAIEYRATVDKPCPVNLTNHAYFNLDGNLCDVRNHRLQILADEYLPVDEMGIPHQGLKSVNGNSFDFRNAKTIAQDFLSDDDQRKVKGYDHAFLLQAKGDVNQPAAQVWSADEKLQMTVYTTAPALQFYSGNYLGGTAAREHDEYSDWQGLALESEFLPDSPNHPEWSQPDCILRPGQEYVSVTEYHFIPH, from the coding sequence GTGCTAAACGAAACGCCAACTCTTGCACCTGATGGACTGCCATATCGCCTGTTAACTCTGCGCAACAGCGCAGGGATGGTGGTGACGCTGATGGACTGGGGTGCAACCCTGCTTTCTGCTCGCGTACCGATGCCTGACGGCAGCGTGCGCGAAACCCTGCTCGGCTGTGCGTCGCCAGAGCAGTACGTCAACCAGGCCGCCTTTCTTGGCGCGTCCGTGGGACGCTATGCTAACCGTATCGCGAAAAGCTGTTTTGAACTCGACGGTGTGCGCTACCCGCTTCTCCCTAGCCAGGGAGAAAATCAGCTACACGGTGGCCCGGAAGGGTTTGATAAGCGTCGCTGGCAGATTGTTCAGCAAAATGACGGTGAGGTGCTGTTCTCGCTGGATTCTCCCGATGGCGATCAGGGATTCCCCGGGGATCTCTCCGTTTTTGCACGTTTTACGCTGACTGACGATAACCGCATTGCCATTGAGTACCGTGCGACAGTCGATAAACCGTGCCCGGTCAACCTGACCAACCACGCTTACTTCAACCTGGACGGTAATCTGTGCGATGTCCGTAACCACAGGCTGCAGATACTGGCGGATGAGTACCTGCCGGTGGATGAAATGGGGATCCCACACCAGGGGCTGAAATCAGTAAACGGTAACAGCTTTGATTTCCGCAATGCGAAAACCATCGCGCAGGATTTTTTGAGCGATGACGATCAGCGCAAGGTGAAAGGCTACGACCACGCTTTCCTGCTGCAGGCAAAAGGCGATGTGAATCAGCCTGCGGCCCAGGTCTGGTCTGCGGATGAGAAGCTGCAAATGACGGTCTACACCACCGCCCCTGCCCTGCAGTTCTATTCGGGTAATTATCTTGGCGGCACAGCGGCACGGGAACATGATGAATACAGCGACTGGCAAGGTCTGGCGCTGGAAAGCGAGTTCCTGCCTGACAGCCCGAACCATCCTGAATGGTCGCAACCGGACTGCATACTGCGTCCGGGTCAAGAGTACGTTAGCGTGACGGAATACCATTTTATTCCTCACTAA
- the galK gene encoding galactokinase — MSLKDKTQSLFAEKFGYPATHVIQAPGRVNLIGEHTDYNDGFVLPCAIDYQTVISCAKRDDRKVRVIAADYGNEMDEFSLDSPIVMHDSQQWSNYVRGVVKHLQKRNKNFGGADLVISGNVPQGAGLSSSASLEVAVGTVFQQLYHLPLDGVQIALNGQEAENQFVGCNCGIMDQLISALGKKEHALLIDCRSLGTKAVPLPKGAAVVIINSNFKRTLVGSEYNTRREQCETGARFFQQPALRDVSLNEFNKVAHELDPIVAKRVRHVLTENARTVEAASALAKGDLKRMGELMAESHASMRDDFEITVPQIDTLVEIVKATIGDKGGVRMTGGGFGGCIVALVPEELVPTVQDAVAKQYEAKTGIKETFYVCKASQGAGQC, encoded by the coding sequence ATGAGTCTGAAAGATAAAACACAATCCCTGTTTGCTGAAAAATTCGGCTACCCTGCCACCCACGTTATCCAGGCTCCTGGCCGCGTAAACCTGATCGGGGAACATACCGACTATAACGACGGTTTCGTTCTGCCTTGTGCCATTGATTACCAGACGGTCATCAGCTGCGCAAAGCGCGACGACCGCAAAGTCCGCGTGATTGCCGCCGATTATGGCAATGAAATGGACGAATTTTCACTCGATTCCCCGATTGTGATGCACGATAGCCAGCAGTGGTCTAACTACGTGCGCGGTGTCGTGAAGCATCTGCAAAAGCGTAACAAGAATTTCGGTGGCGCAGATTTAGTCATCAGCGGCAATGTTCCGCAGGGAGCAGGCTTAAGCTCGTCGGCTTCGCTGGAAGTGGCGGTTGGTACCGTATTCCAGCAGTTGTACCACCTGCCACTGGATGGGGTGCAAATCGCGCTGAACGGTCAGGAAGCAGAAAACCAGTTTGTGGGCTGCAACTGCGGCATTATGGATCAGCTGATCTCCGCGCTGGGTAAAAAAGAGCATGCCCTGCTGATTGATTGCCGCTCGCTGGGAACCAAAGCCGTTCCGCTGCCAAAAGGCGCAGCCGTCGTTATTATCAACAGTAACTTCAAACGCACGCTGGTAGGCAGCGAGTACAACACCCGTCGCGAGCAGTGCGAAACCGGCGCGCGCTTCTTCCAGCAACCAGCCCTGCGTGACGTTTCACTCAATGAATTCAACAAAGTGGCGCACGAGCTGGATCCGATTGTGGCTAAACGTGTTCGCCACGTGCTAACGGAGAACGCCCGTACCGTTGAAGCGGCTTCCGCGCTGGCAAAAGGCGACCTGAAGCGCATGGGTGAGCTGATGGCGGAATCTCATGCCTCTATGCGCGATGATTTCGAGATCACCGTTCCGCAAATTGACACCCTGGTTGAGATCGTCAAAGCCACCATCGGCGACAAAGGCGGCGTGCGTATGACCGGTGGCGGTTTTGGTGGCTGCATCGTTGCACTGGTGCCGGAAGAACTCGTCCCGACCGTGCAGGACGCCGTCGCGAAACAGTACGAGGCCAAAACTGGCATTAAAGAAACCTTCTATGTCTGCAAAGCATCACAAGGAGCGGGACAGTGCTAA
- a CDS encoding galactose-1-phosphate uridylyltransferase has product MTPFNPVDHPHRRFNPLSGQWILVSPHRAKRPWQGAQETPAKQTLPQHDPDCFLCPGNTRVTGDKNPDYKGTYVFTNDFAALMTDTPDAPESDDPLMRCESARGTSRVICFSPDHSKTLPELSIDALKEVVSTWQTQTTELGQTYPWVQVFENKGAAMGCSNPHPHGQIWANSFLPNEAEREDRLQKDYFAQNGSPMLVDYARRELADGSRTIVETEHWLAVVPYWAAWPFETLLLPKAHVQRITDLSDEQRDDLALALKKLTSRYDNLFQCSFPYSMGWHGAPFNGEENQHWQLHAHFYPPLLRSATVRKFMVGYEMLAETQRDLTAEQAAERLRSVSDVHYRESGV; this is encoded by the coding sequence ATGACTCCATTCAATCCCGTTGATCACCCGCATCGTCGTTTTAACCCATTAAGCGGGCAATGGATTTTGGTCTCTCCACATCGCGCCAAGCGCCCCTGGCAGGGGGCGCAAGAGACGCCTGCGAAACAGACCCTTCCACAGCATGACCCGGACTGCTTCCTGTGTCCGGGCAATACGCGCGTTACGGGAGATAAAAACCCGGACTATAAAGGCACTTACGTTTTCACCAACGATTTTGCGGCCCTGATGACTGATACGCCGGACGCGCCGGAAAGCGATGACCCGCTGATGCGCTGTGAAAGCGCACGCGGTACCAGCCGTGTTATCTGCTTCTCTCCCGATCACAGCAAAACGCTGCCGGAGCTAAGCATTGACGCCCTGAAAGAGGTCGTCAGTACCTGGCAAACACAAACGACTGAGCTGGGTCAAACCTATCCGTGGGTACAGGTATTTGAAAATAAAGGCGCAGCGATGGGCTGCTCTAACCCACACCCACACGGTCAGATCTGGGCGAACAGTTTCCTGCCAAACGAAGCTGAGCGTGAAGACCGACTGCAAAAAGACTATTTCGCACAAAACGGTTCGCCAATGCTGGTGGATTACGCCCGGCGTGAGCTGGCCGATGGCAGCCGTACTATTGTCGAGACTGAACACTGGCTGGCGGTGGTACCGTACTGGGCGGCATGGCCGTTTGAAACGCTGCTGCTGCCGAAAGCACACGTTCAGCGCATTACCGATCTCAGCGACGAACAGCGTGACGATCTGGCGCTGGCGCTGAAAAAACTGACCAGCCGTTACGACAATCTGTTCCAGTGCTCCTTCCCGTACTCTATGGGCTGGCACGGCGCACCGTTCAATGGCGAAGAGAATCAGCACTGGCAGCTGCATGCCCATTTCTATCCACCACTGTTGCGCTCTGCAACGGTGCGTAAATTCATGGTGGGTTATGAGATGCTGGCTGAAACCCAGCGTGATCTGACGGCAGAACAGGCAGCAGAGCGCCTGCGTTCCGTTAGCGACGTCCACTATCGCGAATCAGGAGTCTAA
- a CDS encoding UDP-glucose 4-epimerase, with product MRVLVTGGSGYIGSHTCVELLKNGHDVIILDNLCNSKRTVLPVIERLGGKQPTFVEGDIRNEALMTEILHDHAIETVIHFAGLKAVGESVAKPLEYYDNNVNGTLRLLSAMRAANVKNFIFSSSATVYGDQPKIPYVESFPTGTPQSPYGKSKLMVEQILTDLQKAQPEWSIALLRYFNPVGAHPSGDMGEDPQGIPNNLMPYIAQVAVGRRDSLAIFGNDYPTEDGTGVRDYIHVMDLADGHVAAMQQLANKPGVHIYNLGAGIGSSVLDVVNAFSKACGKPVSYHFAPRRDGDLPAYWADATKADKELNWRVTRTLDEMAQDTWHWQSRHPQGYPD from the coding sequence ATGCGAGTTCTGGTAACAGGTGGTAGCGGTTACATAGGTAGTCATACCTGCGTGGAGCTGCTGAAAAATGGTCATGATGTCATCATCCTCGACAACCTGTGCAATAGTAAGCGCACCGTGCTGCCCGTGATTGAACGTCTTGGCGGCAAGCAACCTACTTTCGTGGAAGGTGACATCCGTAATGAAGCGTTGATGACCGAAATCCTTCACGACCATGCGATTGAGACCGTGATCCACTTCGCGGGCCTGAAAGCGGTCGGTGAATCGGTAGCGAAACCGCTTGAGTATTATGACAACAACGTCAACGGTACCCTGCGCTTACTCTCCGCCATGCGTGCGGCGAACGTCAAAAACTTTATCTTCAGCTCATCCGCAACCGTCTACGGCGATCAGCCTAAAATTCCTTACGTTGAAAGCTTCCCGACCGGCACACCGCAAAGCCCGTATGGCAAAAGTAAGCTGATGGTGGAACAAATCCTGACCGATCTGCAAAAAGCACAGCCGGAGTGGAGCATCGCCTTGCTGCGCTATTTCAACCCGGTCGGCGCGCATCCATCGGGTGACATGGGGGAAGATCCACAGGGCATTCCAAACAATCTGATGCCGTATATCGCGCAGGTCGCAGTCGGTCGTCGCGACTCACTGGCTATTTTTGGTAATGATTACCCCACCGAAGATGGTACCGGCGTGCGTGATTATATCCACGTCATGGATCTGGCCGATGGCCACGTTGCAGCCATGCAGCAGCTGGCGAACAAACCGGGCGTGCATATTTACAACCTCGGAGCCGGTATCGGCAGCAGCGTGCTGGATGTGGTAAATGCCTTCAGCAAAGCCTGCGGTAAGCCGGTTAGCTATCACTTCGCACCGCGTCGTGATGGCGATCTTCCAGCTTACTGGGCCGATGCAACCAAAGCCGATAAAGAGCTTAACTGGCGTGTTACCCGCACGCTTGATGAAATGGCACAGGATACCTGGCACTGGCAGTCACGCCATCCGCAAGGGTATCCGGACTAA
- a CDS encoding molybdate ABC transporter ATP-binding protein ModF, whose translation MSSLHISQGTFRLSDTRTLTLPDLTLRAGESWAFVGTNGSGKSALARALAGELTQLKGERQCNFTRLTRLSFEQLQKLVSDEWQRNNTDLLSPGEEDTGRTTAEIIQDDVKDSARCQHLAEQFGITALLERRFKYLSTGETRKTLLCQALMSEPELLILDEPFDGLDVRSRAQLATLLGSLNQQGYTLVLVLNRFDEIPDFIQNAGVLADCSLTETGEKTALLQQALIAQLAHSEKLDGITLPEPDAPSARHGLDPHQPRIMLRNGVVSYNDRPILNQLSWTVNPGEHWQITGPNGAGKSTLLSLITGDHPQSYSNDLTLFGRRRGSGETIWDIKMHIGYVSSSLHLDYRVSTTVRNVILSGYFDSIGIYQAVSDKQHKLAQQWLDILGMDNRVADAPFHSLSWGQQRLALIVRALVKHPTLLILDEPLQGLDPLNRQLIRRFVDVLIGEGETQLLFVSHHAEDAPACITHRLEFVPDGERYHYLLSKID comes from the coding sequence ATGTCATCATTGCATATTTCGCAAGGCACGTTTCGTCTTAGCGATACCCGAACGCTGACGCTTCCGGATCTGACATTACGTGCGGGTGAAAGCTGGGCGTTTGTGGGAACCAACGGTAGCGGAAAATCGGCGCTGGCCCGCGCGTTAGCCGGAGAGCTGACCCAGCTTAAAGGTGAGCGTCAGTGTAATTTTACCCGGCTAACGCGTCTCTCATTTGAGCAACTGCAAAAACTGGTGAGCGATGAGTGGCAGCGGAATAACACCGATTTACTCAGTCCGGGTGAAGAGGATACAGGCCGCACTACGGCAGAAATTATTCAGGACGACGTGAAAGATAGCGCCCGTTGCCAGCATCTGGCGGAGCAATTTGGGATTACTGCGCTTCTGGAACGGCGCTTCAAATACCTTTCTACTGGCGAGACGCGAAAAACGCTGCTGTGTCAGGCACTAATGAGCGAGCCTGAACTTCTGATCCTTGATGAGCCATTCGACGGGCTGGATGTGCGCTCCCGCGCCCAGTTGGCAACGCTGTTAGGTTCACTCAACCAGCAAGGTTACACCCTTGTGCTGGTGCTTAACCGCTTTGATGAAATCCCTGATTTTATCCAGAACGCAGGCGTGCTGGCCGACTGCAGTCTGACCGAAACCGGTGAAAAAACGGCACTGCTTCAGCAAGCGTTAATTGCCCAGCTGGCGCACAGCGAAAAGCTGGACGGTATTACCCTCCCGGAACCCGATGCCCCTTCGGCCCGACACGGTTTAGACCCCCACCAGCCGCGCATTATGCTGCGTAATGGCGTGGTCTCTTATAACGATCGCCCCATCCTTAACCAGCTGAGCTGGACGGTTAACCCAGGTGAACACTGGCAAATCACCGGCCCTAACGGAGCAGGAAAATCGACGCTGCTGAGTCTTATCACCGGCGATCACCCGCAGAGTTACAGTAACGATCTGACGCTGTTTGGCCGCCGACGCGGAAGCGGTGAAACCATCTGGGATATCAAAATGCACATTGGTTATGTCAGCAGCAGTCTGCATCTGGATTACCGCGTCAGCACCACCGTGCGTAACGTCATCCTGTCAGGGTATTTTGATTCCATCGGCATTTATCAGGCGGTATCGGATAAACAGCACAAGCTGGCGCAGCAATGGCTGGATATTCTGGGGATGGACAACCGGGTCGCTGATGCACCGTTTCATAGCCTGTCGTGGGGCCAGCAACGCCTGGCACTGATTGTTCGCGCGCTGGTGAAACACCCGACCCTGTTGATTCTGGACGAACCGCTGCAGGGGCTGGATCCGCTTAACCGCCAGCTGATCCGTCGCTTTGTGGACGTTCTCATTGGTGAAGGCGAAACGCAGCTACTGTTTGTTTCACACCATGCTGAAGACGCTCCTGCCTGCATCACTCATCGCCTCGAATTTGTCCCGGACGGTGAACGCTATCACTACCTTCTGAGCAAAATCGATTAA